A region from the Acyrthosiphon pisum isolate AL4f chromosome A1, pea_aphid_22Mar2018_4r6ur, whole genome shotgun sequence genome encodes:
- the LOC100168601 gene encoding LOW QUALITY PROTEIN: UDP-glucuronosyltransferase 2C1 (The sequence of the model RefSeq protein was modified relative to this genomic sequence to represent the inferred CDS: deleted 1 base in 1 codon), which yields MLSSTTVLIVLCAWPALLQWTPAGAANILAVQTIPGKSHWNVMRAVLQALTDRGHTVTVFTPFVDGDRDGYTEVDVSDKTETRLDLDAAFLIENYGTTRKLMANMVKVTRAGCDMIYEHRQMVDILNGTSAQKFNLVVTEPLVSECVAYAATVLHVPMVYVVPPPIITYLERPMTGHAPNPAVTGHVLFSRGVPETFAERFANLVLTVYCSTLTWYIEWQLRWADPRPYDIVDLVRPSIIFTNTHFITEPVRSLTPDFVQIGGIHLTPSKPIPKDILEFIENAPNGVIYFTFGSVVSMSSLPESVQSAFRKALARVPQKVLWKYEGEMADIPKNVMTRKWFPQRDILVHPNMKLFISHGGISGVYEAVDGGVPVLGFPFYYDQPRNIDNLVNAGMAISMDLLSVTEETFLNAVLEIVNNDRYQKNAKIASERFKDRPMSPTESVVYWTEYVLRHNGALHLKSHAWNLAWYQYFSVDVLSTFLLITFVFLFIIYHGLKLIYKYICNFCRKEKSE from the exons ATGTTGAGCTCCACGACGGTGTTGATTGTATTATGCGCGTGGCCAGCGCTGCTTCAGTGGACGCCCGCCGGTGCCGCTAACATCCTTGCGGTGCAGACGATCCCTGGCAAGAGCCACTGGAACGTGATGCGGGCCGTGCTGCAGGCGTTGACTGACCGTGGCCACACCGTGACCGTGTTCACGCCATTCGTAGACGGCGACCGAGACGGTTACACCGAGGTGGACGTGTCCGATAAAACGGAAACGAGGCTCGACCTGGACGCGGCGTTCCTGATTGAAAACTATGGGACCACGCGAAAGTTGATGGCGAACATGGTGAAAGTCACGCGGGCAGGTTGCGACATGATTTACGAACACCGTCAGATGGTTGACATCTTAAACGGGACTTCGGCGCAGAAATTCAATTTGGTCGTCACCGAACCACTAGTGTCCGAGTGCGTGGCTTACGCGGCCACTGTACTCCACGTGCCCATGGTGTACGTAGTCCCACCACCGATCATCACGTACTTGGAACGTCCGATGACC GGCCACGCTCCGAATCCGGCTGTTACGGGGCATGTGTTGTTCAGTCGTGGCGTACCCGAAACGTTCGCCGAGCGTTTCGCGAACCTGGTGCTAACGGTATACTGTTCGACGCTGACGTGGTACATAGAATGGCAGCTCCGGTGGGCCGATCCACGACCGTACGACATCGTGGACCTGGTAAGACCGTCGATAATTTTCACCAACACGCATTTCATCACCGAACCAGTTCGGTCGCTAACGCCGGACTTCGTCCAAATCGGCGGCATACATCTGACTCCATCCAAACCAATACCGAAG GACATTTTGGAATTCATTGAAAATGCACCTAATGGTGTGATTTACTTCACGTTTGGATCGGTGGTTTCGATGTCGTCGTTACCGGAAAGTGTTCAAAGCGCATTCCGGAAGGCTCTCGCTCGGGTTCCACAAAAGGTGTTGTGGAAATACGAAGGCGAAATGGCAGACATACCGAAAAATGTGATGACGCGGAAATGGTTTCCGCAACGCGATATACTTG TGCATCCCAATATGAAACTGTTTATCAGTCACGGAGGCATATCCGGAGTGTACGAAGCTGTGGACGGGGGTGTGCCTGTACTAGGATTTCCCTTTTACTACGACCAACCGAGAAATATTGACAATCTTGTTAACGCCGGGATGGCGATCTCTATGGACCTGTTATCTGTTACCGAAGAGACGTTTTTAAATGCCGTTTTGGAGATTGTCAACAATGATAG GTACCAGAAAAACGCTAAAATCGCTTCCGAACGGTTCAAGGACCGACCTATGTCACCAACGGAGTCGGTAGTTTACTGGACAGAGTATGTTCTACGTCATAACGGAGCATTACATTTGAAATCCCACGCCTGGAATCTGGCATGGTATCAATATTTTTCGGTTGATGTATTAAgcacatttttattaatcacATTTGTctttttgttcataatttacCATGGTTTAAAACTGATCTAcaaatacatttgtaatttttgtcgTAAAGAAAAAAGTGAATAG